A DNA window from Betta splendens chromosome 6, fBetSpl5.4, whole genome shotgun sequence contains the following coding sequences:
- the si:ch211-1e14.1 gene encoding UPF0606 protein KIAA1549 isoform X4: protein MAALVSPVAARGQAALFLGLAALVTVVTADSPVVDDSQLGFSGHVTSSTGSSPSALPASHHTAFKTPDSPGALPSIPGTNHEAKPADIYHTTPIIPSEFVLGSKPKLEAPAELSSDWMLAKTNSAIQPFSFSAPKTSQMHSQANTSLPSSSPSTRSTESQFGLNSEDSPSEQTQAITTYQPSQPVKMALADPPADEPYSKMWDVKQLSPSSTPLQKNKLAHDLLSNSNEILNPGYMGPFIDPHKTPHHSSEPTDISPEDFYPTNTMDIDWGSGDYLETMSVLNSDGDDYSLVTKVPSDLYDLGDYTEIYDTSFPSRVGILPTSLHPLHSSTFPNLMSTYSTPVPPISVHPSSLSPTVHYTLEPTPTANSKTAEASDIDWPDTFTIQPTDVLLPDMNSLEYYTIQLNKESNGSNTDREHRANITSVSIGTTDITPTSSLTSGITFEEEASSDISGSEPDDESTMEENPPSVNVSHPLYPSIVPRISFDHSTNELTGPTVTIGLDSTSLTDSMIPHATPVLPDDIMTSTSLTDVHWFVTEPFLQSTIHNPSVFTETIAFSPATIEPAANTTAGISESTPHETTLTTELSQNITLTTTEATSNITMGPNVVLSDEGVTGIDIPVTMTLIPTSSEANTVSAVPTTTTATTTFYQATTRITATTEASTSVNVISAPSAKTTTTPRQYLCNLDSPAYLVKIDFPSGATVGYAKSQIRDILKAEFNKSVELQIVNPPPKFLFRVVSGPIVYTAISVINALQRSRRRFLSVSPNWTSPDSKYQVHTVLQFVPSHIDVRLCNFSESIEKGLTMAFAEVCRRSRESTNFTVQIINITMATPKYEAQRLLKQPVDITFTVKGSAGYLMGSEVSNALMRLTMVEFSFYMGFPVLQIAEPFHYPELNTSQLLRSSWVRTVLLGVLDQKAGERTFQASMERRVAMLLGEAMGLARRVKRATTIGNSSVQVVSASRLPGGDNPLEIVYFVEGPSGQRMPAAQTANTLNSLDVQRAAIVLGYRIQGILAQPVEKVPAQPSDTENTNMWIVIGVAIPLLVVIIIISILYWKLCRTDKLEFQPDAMTSMQQRQKSTTSFREPSLHQALPPTKKRLDFSEEEEGESEEEEEEYEDDEEEEEMEGGKRPVAIPKSKQILSSESETEEEEEEEEEEDYDEEEEEEDEDGDEEKQKAKKKGIMTGEQIKPKSKAALKKTEEMKKEEKMKVFRTTKGRRAKEELQAPSVKGFDFAKLHLGQQSKDDVMVIQEPVPPDPGPLSIKDVLSISENGELPTSTSKTSGSSTKASRSGRRRERVSPSDGDSVVSDHSAERESTEENLRSHATPSDSKQTRKIPINVLNGKNRIGPPPMNGTNENLSSASIFEHVDRMSRATDASRRLPNKVQLIAMQPMPVPPLQSPPINGKLSDSNHINKEIQVALRHKSEIEHHRNKIRLRAKRKGHYDFPAMDEVSSGLKDAKDQDRIYQKAQLQINKILDPDLQIPSIFMDSKKSGRGRNSPKQRLKDQLTGGMTAADKDHLITEDSDVAYRKCPGVNNVAYVSDPDQGPGSPHRSPSPVDDVFLELASSPPGHAPPPPPYMPPQPSIEEARQQMHSLLDDAFALVSPTTQSTTAGITLPGVNSNPLTSSPSGCGPRPWGSSYQGLGPVAGRFTELSMSPPSVQGITPRQDLVSSYLPSGEPAGHSEQLQPDSLYSSRSRYTGELPSSARPRPVGGTTGAHLHHLTQVGLSSRMNGYPAGVRAAPGQNGGIGWNHYHEDNFSRAEPEKDAMPRSGVRDLSAPPAHLDPPVVGYLSGPPPLDTSLPTHSSASLIKAIREELLRLSQKQAAVPSYHS from the exons ATGATTCTCAGCTTGGATTTTCTGGGCATGTTACGAGTTCAACGGGGTCATCACCATCTGCCTTACCAGCCTCACATCACACTGCCTTCAAGACTCCAGACTCACCTGGTGCTCTGCCATCCATTCCTGGAACAAACCATGAAGCTAAGCCTGCAGACATTTATCACACTACCCCAATAATCCCCTCTGAATTTGTATTGGGGTCCAAACCAAAACTTGAGGCACCAGCTGAACTTTCCTCAGACTGGATGTTGGCCAAGACAAATTCTGCCATACAGCCCTTCTCTTTCTCAGCTCCTAAAACATCACAGATGCACTCTCAAGCAAATACATCATTACCATCATCAAGCCCCTCTACAAGGTCAACAGAATCTCAGTTCGGTCTCAATTCTGAGGATAGTCcatcagagcaaacacaggcaATCACTACTTACCAACCTTCCCAGCCGGTTAAAATGGCTTTGGCTGACCCTCCAGCAGATGAACCTTATAGTAAAATGTGGGATGTAAAACAATTGAGTCCCAGCAGTACTCCCTTACAAAAGAATAAACTAGCACATGACCTTTTATCTAACTCAAATGAGATTCTAAACCCTGGCTATATGGGGCCTTTCATTGACCCCCACAAAACCCCCCACCATTCATCTGAGCCCACTGATATCTCTCCAGAAGACTTCTACCCAACCAACACCATGGATATTGACTGGGGTTCTGGGGACTATTTGGAAACTATGTCAGTTTTAAATTCAGATGGAGATGACTACTCTTTGGTCACAAAGGTACCCTCTGACCTGTATGATCTGGGGGACTATACAGAAATATATGATACATCCTTTCCTTCCAGAGTGGGCATATTGCCCACATCCTTGCATCCTCTTCATTCCTCAACTTTTCCCAACCTCATGTCAACGTATAGCACACCTGTTCCACCTATCTCCGTCCATCCCTCTTCTTTGTCCCCAACTGTTCACTATACATTGGAACCTACTCCTACTGcaaacagtaaaacagctgAAGCATCAGATATAGATTGGCCTGATACGTTCACAATCCAGCCAACAGATGTTCTCCTACCTGACATGAACAGCTTGGAGTATTACACCATTCAGTTGAACAAAGAGAGCAATGGATCAAACACGGATAGAGAACACAGGGCCAACATTACCTCGGTGTCCATTGGTACTACAGACATTACACCCACAAGCAGTTTGACCAGTGGTATTACGTTCGAGGAAGAGGCCTCCAGTGATATTTCAGGCTCTGAGCCTGATGATGAATCAACAATGGAGGAGAATCCTCCTTCAGTAAATGTGTCTCATCCTTTATATCCTTCAATTGTCCCACGCATCTCCTTTGACCATTCTACCAATGAATTGACTGGACCCACTGTAACTATTGGCCTAGACAGCACTTCATTAACAGATTCCATGATACCCCATGCCACACCGGTACTGCCAGATGATATAATGACTTCTACCTCTCTGACAGATGTCCATTGGTTTGTTACAGAGCCATTTCTGCAAAGTACCATACACAACCCTTCTGTCTTTACTGAAACAATAGCCTTCTCCCCTGCTACCATTGAACCTGCTGCCAACACAACTGCTGGTATATCAGAGTCCACTCCCCATGAAACTACTTTAACAACTGAATTATCTCAGAATATCACTTTAACTACAACTGAAGCTACGTCTAATATCACTATGGGCCCCAACGTTGTTTTGAGTGATGAGGGGGTGACTGGAATTGACATCCCAGTCACAATGACCCTGATCCCAACTAGCAGTGAAGCTAATACAGTCTCTGCTGTACCCACAACTACAACTGCCACCACCACTTTTTATCAAGCAACAACTAGAATCACTGCCACCACTGAAGCCTCGACTAGTGTAAACGTCATCTCTGCCCCCAGTGCTAAGACCACAACTACACCAAGACAATACCTCTGCAACCTAGACAGCCCTGCTTATTTAGTCAAAATCG ATTTTCCTTCTGGAGCAACTGTTGGATACGCCAAATCTCAAATCAGAGACATACTAAAAGCAGAATTCAACAAATCAGTGGAACTTCAG ATTGTGAACCCTCCACCAAAGTTTCTGTTTCGAGTGGTGTCTGGTCCAATTGTATACACAGCCATATCTGTCATCAATGCTCTGCAAAGGTCTCGTcgccgcttcctgtctgtttctccCAACTGGACTTCTCCAGACAGTAAATATCAAGTCCACACAG TGCTGCAGTTTGTTCCCAGTCACATAGATGTGCGACTGTGCAACTTCAGTGAGAGCATCGAGAAAGGATTAACCATGGCTTTTGCGGAGGTCTGCCGGCGTTCCAGGGAGTCAACAAACTTCACAGTGCAA ATCATAAACATCACAATGGCTACTCCAAAATATGAGGCTCAACGGCTACTGAAGCAACCAGTTGACATCACTTTCACTGTAAAAGGTTCTGCTGGTTATCTgatggggtcagaggtcagcaatGCTCTGATGAGGCTTACCATGGTGGAATTCAGCTTCTACATGGGCTTTCCTGTTCTACAGATTGCTGAGC CATTTCATTATCCAGAGCTGAACACCAGCCAGCTGCTTCGCTCCTCATGGGTTAGAACAG TCCTCCTGGGTGTTCTTGACCAGAAGGCGGGTGAAAGGACCTTCCAAGCCAGCATGGAGCGTCGGGTGGCCATGTTACTTGGAGAGGCTATGGGATTAGCAAGACGTGTTAAGAGAGCCACCACCATAGGCAACAGCAGTGTTCAG GTTGTAAGCGCGTCCCGGTTGCCTGGTGGGGATAACCCCTTGGAGATTGTGTATTTTGTTGAAGGTCCCAGCGGTCAGAGGATGCCTGCAGCTCAAACAGCCAACACACTCAACAGCCTGGATGTTCAAAGGGCTGCCATTGTTTTAGGATATCGTATCCAGGGCATTTTAGCACAAC CTGTAGAGAAGGTGCCAGCCCAACCCTCCGACACCGAGAACACCAACATGTGGATTGTCATTGGTGTGGCCATTCCTCTCCTGGTGGTCATCATTATCATCTCTATCCTCTACTGGAAACTGTGTCGCACGGACAAGTTGGAGTTCCAGCCAGATGCCATGACCTCtatgcagcagagacagaag TCTACTACATCATTTAGAGAACCATCTCTTCATCAGGCATTACCTCCAACTAAAAAGCGTTTAGACTttagtgaggaagaggaaggggagtctgaggaggaagaagaggaatatgaagatgatgaagaagaagaggagatggAAGGGGGAAAG AGACCGGTAGCTATtccaaaaagcaaacaaattcTGAGCAGTGAGTCGGAGacggaagaggaagaggaagaagaagaagaagaagactatgacgaagaagaggaggaagaagatgaggatggagatgaggaaaagcagaaagctaaaaaaaaaggaattatGACAGGAGAGCAAATAAAGCCTAAGAGCAAAGCAGCActaaagaaaacagaggagatgaagaaagaggagaaaatgaaagtgTTCAGGACGACTAAAGGGAGGAGAGCTAAAGAGGAG TTACAGGCTCCCAGTGTGAAAGGCTTTGACTTTGCCAAGCTGCATCTTGGCCAGCAGAGTAAGGATGATGTCATGGTGATCCAGGAGCCTGTCCCACCGGACCCTGGGCCCCTTTCCATTAAAGATGTCCTCAGTATATCTGAGAACGGAGAGCTTCCCACATCCACATCTAAAacctcaggctcctccaccAAGGCGTCCCGCAGTGGCCGAAGGCGAGAAAG GGTCTCGCCTTCAGACGGTGACTCAGTAGTAAGTGACCATTCCGCTGAGCGAGAGTCAACTGAGGAGAACCTGAGAAGCCACGCCACGCCCAGCGACAGCAAGCAGACGCGTAAGATCCCCATCAATGTTTTAAATG GCAAGAATAGAATTG GTCCGCCACCAATGAATGGTACAAACGAGAACCTGTCCTCGGCCTCCATATTTGAACATGTTGACCGAATGTCTCGGGCCACGGACGCGAGCAGGAGACTCCCCAACAAAGTTCAGCTTATTGCCATGCAGCCAATGCCTGTCCCGCCTCTGCAAAGCCCACCTATCAATGGCAAACTGTCCGACAGCAACCACATCAACAAAGAG ATCCAGGTAGCACTGAGGCACAAGTCTGAAATTGAGCATCATCGCAACAAGATACGTTTGCGTGCGAAGAGAAAGGGTCACTACGACTTCCCTGCTATGGATGAAGTGAGCAGCGGCCTCAAAGACGCAAAAGACCAGGACCGCATCTATCAGAAAGCGCAGTTACAGATTAATAAGATACTGGATCCAGATCTGCAGATTCCATCCATCTTCATGGACTCCAAGAAAAG TGGTCGAGGGAGAAACTCTCCCAAACAGCGGCTAAAGGACCAGCTGACTGGAGGTATGACGGCAGCAGACAAAGACCACCTCATCACTGAAGACAGTGATGTTGCCTATCGAAAGTGCCCCGGTGTCAACAATGTGGCCTATGTT TCTGACCCTGACCAAGGCCCAGGATCCCCTCACAGGAGCCCCTCCCCTGTAGACGATGTTTTCCTGGaactcgcctcctctcctcctggcCACGCCCCTCCCCCACCGCCCTACATGCCACCACAGCCTTCCATTGAAGAGGCCCGTCAGCAGATGCACTCCCTGCTGGATGATGCCTTCGCCCTCGTTTCACCCACCACTCAGAGCACGACCGCAGGAATCACTCTCCCAGGGGTCAATAGCAACCCCCTCACCTCGAGCCCTTCAGGCTGCGGCCCCAGACCTTGGGGTTCCTCCTACCAAGGTCTCGGGCCTGTTGCTGGT AGGTTCACTGAGCTGAGCATGTCACCTCCTTCTGTCCAAGGCATCACACCAAG GCAGGACCTCGTGTCCAGCTACCTACCGtcaggagaaccagcaggacacagTGAGCAACTTCAACCAGACAGCTTGTACTCCAGCAGGAGCCGCTACACTGGGGAGCTCCCCTCCTCTGCCAGACCGCGACCAGTAGGGGGAACTACAG gTGCCCATCTCCATCACCTCACACAGGTGGGGTTGTCCAGTCGGATGAATGGATACCCTGCAGGGGTCAGGGCTGCTCCAGGCCAGAATGGAGGCATTGGCTGGAACCACTATCATGAGGACAATTTCTCCAGGGCTGAGCCTGAAAAAGATGCA ATGCCCAGAAGTGGTGTCAGGGACCTGTCAGCGCCCCCTGCTCATCTAGACCCCCCTGTGGTGGGCTATCTGTCAGGCCCGCCGCCCTTGGATACATCTCTTCCCACTcactcctctgcctccctgatCAAGGCCATCAGAGAGGAGCTTTTGCGCCTCTCCCAGAAACAGGCGGCTGTGCCCAGTTACCACAGCTGA